The Polaribacter tangerinus genome has a segment encoding these proteins:
- a CDS encoding glycosyltransferase family 39 protein — MIQFIKNNSAISWVMGFQLFRLLLLPFMGLMPQDAYYYLYGQNLSLSYFDHPGMIGYILRAFTEVFGSTVFVVKFADFVITSLTILSFYKLSGYFLSKKRQEIAIILLVSTLFISILSFNSTPDVPLLLFWTLSIIALYKAIFEEKKWFFIVAGIAMGLAFNSKYTALLLQIGLIGFILISNRYRKLIISPWLWLGIITSVIITFPVWYWNYQNEFASFAFQSSERTNSISKFEISPTNFLGAIGHQLFLLLPVLFITFILFTFKYIKRVFTRFKFPSSKTLFLLAFFIPTFIGFLSITPIYWVKLNWLMPSYISGIVLAAMFFSKKMIKTQLVFSIVFHLLFAVQILFYFIPIKSDDTWVGWKELATKTEELQKKHSNTFIFSNDNYKTSACLNFFMKDKVYAQNIIGLPALHFDYLGDNLTTLKGKNAIFLDSDKRFKNSNKLNKEREKLKLYFSKVIEIEPIIIDINGKPSRKFWVYHCENYQPKN; from the coding sequence ATGATTCAGTTTATTAAAAATAACAGTGCAATTTCTTGGGTAATGGGCTTTCAATTATTTCGATTGCTTTTACTTCCCTTTATGGGATTAATGCCACAAGACGCTTATTATTATTTATACGGTCAAAATTTATCTTTATCTTATTTTGATCATCCCGGAATGATAGGTTACATTTTAAGGGCTTTTACAGAAGTTTTTGGTAGCACCGTATTTGTAGTAAAATTTGCAGATTTCGTTATAACATCACTTACTATTTTAAGCTTTTATAAATTATCTGGTTACTTTTTATCAAAAAAAAGGCAAGAAATTGCCATCATATTACTGGTCTCTACCCTATTTATTTCGATACTTTCTTTTAACTCGACACCAGATGTTCCACTATTACTTTTCTGGACTTTAAGCATAATTGCGCTTTACAAAGCTATTTTTGAAGAAAAAAAATGGTTTTTTATAGTAGCAGGAATTGCCATGGGACTCGCTTTTAATAGTAAATATACAGCACTTTTATTGCAAATAGGCTTGATAGGCTTTATATTAATTTCTAATAGATATAGAAAACTAATTATCTCGCCATGGTTATGGCTAGGCATTATAACATCGGTAATAATAACTTTTCCTGTATGGTATTGGAATTATCAAAACGAGTTTGCCTCTTTTGCATTTCAATCTTCTGAAAGAACAAATAGCATTTCGAAGTTTGAAATTTCGCCCACCAATTTCTTAGGAGCTATTGGCCATCAATTATTCCTATTATTACCTGTATTATTTATAACTTTTATACTTTTTACATTTAAATACATAAAAAGAGTTTTTACAAGATTTAAATTTCCAAGTTCTAAAACTCTATTTCTTTTAGCTTTTTTTATACCAACATTTATTGGTTTTTTAAGTATTACACCAATTTATTGGGTTAAATTAAATTGGCTAATGCCCTCATATATAAGCGGAATAGTGTTAGCTGCAATGTTTTTTTCGAAAAAAATGATAAAAACACAATTGGTGTTTTCGATAGTTTTTCACCTACTATTCGCGGTACAAATTTTATTTTATTTTATACCAATAAAAAGTGATGATACTTGGGTAGGCTGGAAAGAATTGGCTACAAAAACAGAAGAACTTCAAAAAAAACACAGTAATACCTTTATATTTTCTAATGATAATTACAAAACAAGTGCGTGTTTAAACTTTTTTATGAAAGACAAAGTTTATGCTCAAAATATTATTGGATTACCTGCATTACATTTCGATTATTTAGGAGATAACTTAACTACATTAAAAGGTAAAAATGCTATCTTTTTAGATTCAGACAAACGTTTTAAAAATTCTAATAAGTTAAATAAAGAACGAGAAAAGCTAAAACTCTATTTCTCTAAAGTTATAGAAATAGAACCTATAATTATAGATATTAATGGAAAACCTTCACGAAAATTTTGGGTTTATCACTGTGAAAACTACCAACCGAAAAATTAG
- the trmD gene encoding tRNA (guanosine(37)-N1)-methyltransferase TrmD yields MRIDIISVVPDLLESPFNHSIVKRAKEKGLAEIVIHDLRKYGLGNYKQIDDTQFGGGAGMVMMIEPIANCIKKLQSERVYDEIIYMTPDAKTLNQTTANTLSLKENILILTGHYKGVDQRIRELFITKEISIGDYVLTGGELAAAVLVDAIVRLIPGVIGDEQSALTDSFQDNLLSPPVYTRPADYEGNKVPEILLSGNFPKIDDWRSDQAYKRTKEIRPDLLED; encoded by the coding sequence ATGCGCATAGACATTATTTCAGTAGTTCCCGATTTATTAGAGAGTCCGTTTAACCACTCTATTGTAAAAAGAGCCAAAGAAAAAGGATTGGCAGAAATAGTAATTCACGATTTAAGAAAATACGGTTTAGGTAATTATAAACAAATAGACGACACCCAATTTGGCGGCGGAGCAGGAATGGTAATGATGATTGAACCAATTGCAAATTGTATTAAAAAACTACAATCCGAAAGAGTGTATGACGAAATAATTTACATGACTCCCGATGCAAAGACCCTGAATCAAACAACCGCAAATACATTATCTTTAAAAGAAAATATACTAATTTTAACAGGACATTACAAAGGTGTAGACCAAAGAATTAGAGAATTATTTATCACAAAAGAAATTTCTATTGGAGATTATGTACTAACAGGAGGAGAACTCGCTGCAGCGGTTTTAGTAGATGCTATTGTTCGCTTAATTCCAGGTGTAATTGGAGATGAACAATCTGCACTTACAGACTCTTTTCAAGACAACCTATTATCGCCACCAGTATATACAAGACCTGCAGACTATGAAGGCAATAAAGTACCTGAAATATTACTTTCTGGTAATTTTCCTAAAATTGATGACTGGAGAAGCGATCAGGCATATAAAAGAACAAAGGAAATTAGGCCCGATTTACTAGAAGATTAA